In Rhodanobacter denitrificans, a single window of DNA contains:
- a CDS encoding lytic transglycosylase domain-containing protein: MRLRKVLQDGQRTAIRWGRRLDVTPRVRQLGARYAMNGASALVAVVVTLYLPKITHTEVEHSPSATPQHGLASSRGRASVQAPVPVEVARRPQGSATARTINGGAAASSLPTLVVFADEGPQLDGSDRAASANGGGAAAHANLDITDPHSVWYRAGADHGIDPLLLYAIALVESRNQMADGTVAPRAYVVNIDNVVRYGTRAEIVDMIHSARTEHRDIRDVGIMQVFWPSHRDLAPDPVALLDPTTNINVGAEILRGALASSVDPVTALGHYHSYDATRASYYGRAVYTVYHRLQRALGRLPSSELASTERAVPD, from the coding sequence ATGCGCCTGCGCAAGGTTCTCCAGGATGGGCAGCGGACAGCAATCCGGTGGGGCCGTCGCCTCGACGTGACACCACGGGTCAGGCAGCTTGGCGCGCGTTATGCAATGAACGGAGCCTCGGCTCTGGTAGCGGTGGTGGTCACTCTCTACCTGCCAAAGATTACGCACACTGAAGTGGAACATTCACCTTCCGCCACGCCCCAACATGGCCTTGCTTCGTCGCGTGGCCGAGCATCCGTCCAGGCCCCAGTTCCGGTGGAGGTGGCACGGCGTCCGCAGGGTTCTGCGACCGCACGCACCATCAATGGCGGAGCAGCGGCTTCCAGCCTACCGACTCTTGTTGTCTTCGCGGACGAAGGCCCCCAGCTCGATGGGTCCGATCGCGCGGCTAGCGCCAATGGCGGCGGCGCCGCCGCTCACGCAAACCTAGACATTACGGACCCGCACAGCGTCTGGTATAGGGCTGGAGCGGACCACGGGATCGACCCGCTGCTGCTCTACGCCATCGCATTGGTCGAGTCACGAAACCAAATGGCCGACGGAACGGTCGCGCCTCGTGCCTATGTGGTCAACATCGACAACGTGGTGCGATATGGGACGCGTGCCGAGATAGTCGACATGATCCATTCGGCGCGCACGGAGCATCGCGACATCAGGGACGTTGGGATCATGCAGGTCTTTTGGCCGTCCCACCGCGACTTGGCGCCGGACCCGGTTGCTCTGCTGGACCCAACGACCAACATCAACGTCGGCGCCGAGATCCTGCGCGGCGCGCTGGCAAGCTCGGTGGATCCGGTGACGGCGCTGGGCCACTACCACAGCTACGACGCGACACGGGCAAGCTATTACGGCCGTGCCGTTTATACGGTCTACCACCGCCTGCAGCGCGCCCTTGGGCGCTTGCCGTCCAGCGAGTTGGCCAGTACCGAGAGAGCGGTGCCTGACTAG
- a CDS encoding conjugal transfer protein TraF, whose product MRYQYLLIAAILALTPIAAPAQSHSPAPEGWLWYREQPVQKPAEPQAPKPAATAAAPSGPAMWSTAWIRDTLPRLMDQAVEKPTPENVRAYLALQKVSVNRAQAYAQMAMMVTQGNAGLDENARFPSASAAAQEAVSRAQGGLIGGIQTLAKSAGLFFFFRSDCPYCHRDLSVLRTLELVTGMHVTAVSLDGQGIDDQLFPNFLIDNGQGARLGVRATPAFFLVRPPNLDDVVEIGQGYLSLDELETRIVEQAYYRHWLGAEDFQRSRIAAPLQAQSGNASAPPGLDGDDIAVIQAAVATLPPDHRTAEERAASTSAGQPSAQ is encoded by the coding sequence ATGCGCTACCAATACCTCCTCATCGCGGCCATTCTTGCGCTTACCCCGATTGCGGCGCCGGCGCAGTCTCATTCACCAGCGCCGGAAGGGTGGCTGTGGTATCGCGAGCAGCCGGTTCAGAAGCCGGCCGAGCCGCAGGCTCCGAAGCCTGCAGCGACGGCGGCCGCGCCATCCGGTCCCGCCATGTGGTCGACCGCGTGGATCCGGGACACTCTGCCGAGGCTGATGGACCAGGCGGTTGAAAAGCCGACTCCCGAGAATGTTCGCGCCTACCTGGCGCTGCAGAAGGTCTCGGTCAATCGCGCCCAGGCCTACGCCCAGATGGCGATGATGGTCACCCAAGGAAACGCCGGCCTGGATGAGAACGCGCGGTTTCCGTCGGCCAGTGCCGCGGCACAGGAAGCGGTTTCGCGCGCACAAGGTGGCCTGATCGGCGGCATCCAGACGCTCGCCAAATCGGCGGGGCTGTTCTTTTTCTTCCGCAGCGACTGCCCTTACTGCCATCGCGACCTGAGCGTCCTTCGCACACTTGAACTCGTCACCGGCATGCATGTGACGGCGGTGAGCCTCGATGGGCAGGGCATCGACGATCAGCTGTTTCCGAACTTCCTCATCGACAACGGCCAGGGAGCGCGCCTCGGCGTCCGAGCAACCCCGGCGTTCTTCCTCGTGCGCCCGCCGAATCTCGACGATGTTGTTGAAATCGGGCAGGGATATTTGAGCCTGGACGAGCTGGAGACGCGAATCGTCGAGCAAGCCTATTACCGGCACTGGCTTGGCGCCGAAGACTTCCAGCGGTCCCGCATCGCCGCGCCGCTTCAGGCGCAATCAGGCAATGCGAGTGCGCCACCTGGGCTGGACGGCGACGACATCGCCGTGATCCAAGCCGCCGTCGCGACGCTCCCGCCAGATCATCGAACCGCGGAGGAGCGCGCTGCGTCCACCTCTGCGGGCCAGCCATCGGCCCAGTAA
- a CDS encoding conjugal transfer protein TraH: MKRCITSVCGLALLAGMSTASFAQQGGLQGQMDQMFGQMSTAAPPQVINDARRGVISGGSLEIRSPVAPPGATALNFAPPEVSAGCGGISLYGGSLSYISGQQIVQEFRTIASNAEGLAFQMALQAMSDQLSHQISWFSNVQKDLSTHLQSSCQLAQSALVKSGAASAINSFGTQVGQKLGTATGMFSDAAAANDANTPGNSVANAVAASNPTIMNKLVYGNMVWMGLSSHNLGQLFGGGNALQEEIMSLTGTVIVCNPRTDHNCPASGGDDGIGLTYVRPTLQLEDVMYGSASSSRQVLSCGGDSQRCMNPTAGPWTNPGFLTMVSQELGADGTSGVVGSLLSGSSLTPQQINFMANAGSAGPLLVNLGRSNPPAMAGFARQIAAPLALEMARKLVYQMIDTASASLAGMQNPAAADYQAQISARRAEIDREYNALRQDHQFDVDTFALYKVYVSTAPNNAHADPSVSPGLR; the protein is encoded by the coding sequence ATGAAAAGGTGCATCACGTCGGTCTGCGGCCTGGCGCTCCTCGCCGGGATGTCCACCGCATCGTTCGCTCAACAGGGCGGACTGCAAGGTCAGATGGACCAGATGTTCGGCCAGATGAGTACGGCGGCACCGCCGCAGGTCATCAATGACGCGCGCCGTGGCGTTATCAGTGGTGGCTCATTGGAGATCCGCTCGCCGGTGGCACCCCCGGGGGCCACCGCCCTGAACTTCGCTCCTCCTGAAGTCAGCGCGGGCTGCGGCGGCATCTCTCTCTATGGAGGGTCGCTTAGCTACATCAGCGGGCAGCAGATCGTTCAGGAGTTCCGGACGATCGCCAGCAACGCAGAAGGCCTAGCGTTCCAGATGGCCCTGCAGGCAATGTCCGATCAGCTGAGCCACCAGATTTCGTGGTTCAGCAACGTGCAGAAGGACCTCTCAACCCATCTGCAGAGCAGCTGTCAGTTGGCGCAGAGCGCATTGGTCAAGAGCGGCGCCGCCTCCGCCATCAACTCGTTCGGCACTCAGGTCGGCCAGAAGCTCGGTACCGCTACCGGCATGTTCTCGGACGCGGCGGCGGCAAATGACGCCAATACGCCGGGCAATTCCGTCGCCAATGCCGTGGCGGCCTCGAACCCCACGATCATGAACAAGCTGGTCTACGGGAACATGGTCTGGATGGGACTCTCCAGCCACAACCTTGGTCAGCTTTTCGGTGGCGGCAATGCTCTTCAGGAAGAAATCATGAGTCTCACCGGCACCGTGATCGTCTGCAATCCGCGGACCGACCACAACTGTCCGGCTTCGGGTGGCGATGACGGGATTGGCCTGACCTACGTCCGGCCGACTCTGCAGCTGGAGGATGTGATGTACGGCTCGGCCAGTAGCAGCCGTCAGGTCCTTTCTTGCGGAGGAGACTCGCAGCGGTGCATGAACCCGACGGCCGGTCCGTGGACGAATCCCGGCTTCCTCACGATGGTCAGCCAGGAGCTCGGCGCCGACGGGACCAGTGGCGTCGTCGGCTCCCTGCTGTCGGGTAGCAGCTTGACCCCACAGCAAATCAACTTCATGGCCAACGCCGGCAGCGCAGGTCCGCTGCTGGTGAACCTCGGACGGTCGAATCCCCCGGCCATGGCAGGTTTTGCCCGCCAGATCGCCGCGCCCTTGGCCTTGGAGATGGCGCGAAAGCTCGTTTACCAGATGATCGACACAGCCAGTGCTTCGCTCGCCGGCATGCAGAATCCCGCGGCCGCGGACTACCAGGCGCAGATCAGCGCCCGTCGCGCCGAGATTGACCGGGAATACAACGCCCTACGCCAAGACCATCAGTTCGACGTCGACACGTTCGCGCTCTACAAGGTCTACGTCTCGACCGCGCCAAATAATGCTCACGCCGATCCGTCAGTGTCCCCTGGCCTTCGCTGA
- a CDS encoding conjugal transfer protein TraG N-terminal domain-containing protein → MNWHIISIGDEAFLFKIFQFLSMLNSPGTDLYTKLGLLGGMVGLMLLLFQAVSSAGRQFNVGALLIGVVMFTVFFGTSTNVTLEDYHTGRTDIVSGVPLGTAFVGTMVSQSGASLIDIFQQGTTVPGHEVMHENYALEALSSLRGLTTGNLCDGNATLCPFTHTLVAYIHDCVLPTYNGIGRNGQTGWWAGDPSTADNALSAMAVTNDFLSTTDSLHDSGSAPTAQTCTTTYSDLVKASATTRVSDAMAAQALASAHQAVPVGAPPGTATAKAQDMLNNSYTAITSAIGDAQGAASSTMLNAVAADAMHASLERGRLAGSGDVANAALIASGAMARDVRYAAEQSMFGRTLVATITLFEGVIYGMAPFVAFLIPLGAVGIKFLVRYLQLLLWLFLWLPLMSFVNLYEIMAVTREMNALSPARGGGSLYSMVGIMEVQNSAADWVALGGWFTTSVIGFSGMVVFGSVAAFQSIASAAHGPDAVDPSGLAPNVMDSAPLVHQGNMFASSGGTAMMRSGAADFTVSLGGGLSAQESVKHKELVSAMEGFGMSRADAQKATWQDAVQWANTVARRANETGGVTHEQGDKSSDALKTADAVSRGVNGGITVTAHGAAGLGAEDVGATLNVKAGVTGQTGAQHAQTSSVGKEHSSTTTSGYSATDSRSSSVDQSLANSTTNGLIYNHGHDQAWNHRLDQTISQMREYDQTLSQHASIEAKASVSGAQIGSALPRNEEAYQSVMGAVHDLGGGEHFETLSGQLASVFPTEREARAVAAMETLQYLSDTGGTQGSSAVKIGAMHALMDGMKAVNPGLPSELGSSAMSMLGAGAAADRAQIHAGAGGITEKVDRVMDGHREPLEQDVQLGHPSAMHRSSGQDALWGSGAAAASSAFERPTEQIAAHQRSNDSVWDNLKQVTTLPSTTTEIGAMKSIGEDDRARPETPGLKPLQGQVTSVDPKVGVQAPPDHSR, encoded by the coding sequence ATGAACTGGCACATCATTTCCATTGGCGACGAAGCCTTTCTTTTCAAAATCTTCCAGTTCCTGTCGATGCTGAACTCGCCGGGTACGGACCTTTACACCAAGTTGGGCCTGCTCGGCGGCATGGTCGGACTGATGCTGTTGCTGTTCCAGGCGGTCAGCTCGGCGGGCCGCCAGTTCAACGTGGGGGCACTCCTTATCGGGGTGGTGATGTTCACGGTCTTCTTCGGGACGTCCACGAATGTGACGCTGGAGGATTACCACACGGGGCGAACGGACATCGTGAGCGGTGTGCCCCTTGGCACGGCGTTCGTTGGAACCATGGTCTCGCAGTCCGGCGCATCGCTTATCGACATCTTCCAGCAGGGTACGACGGTTCCCGGGCACGAAGTCATGCACGAGAACTATGCATTGGAGGCCTTGTCATCCCTGCGCGGCCTGACCACCGGCAACCTGTGCGACGGCAATGCAACGCTGTGCCCGTTCACGCACACGCTGGTGGCGTATATCCACGACTGCGTTCTACCGACCTACAACGGCATTGGTCGGAACGGGCAGACGGGCTGGTGGGCTGGTGACCCGTCCACGGCTGACAACGCACTGTCGGCCATGGCCGTCACCAATGATTTTCTCTCGACAACGGATAGCCTGCACGACTCCGGCAGCGCTCCCACGGCACAGACCTGCACGACCACCTACAGCGACCTCGTGAAGGCGTCGGCGACGACGCGCGTCTCCGACGCGATGGCGGCCCAGGCGCTGGCCTCCGCGCATCAGGCCGTGCCGGTCGGCGCACCGCCGGGCACGGCCACGGCGAAGGCGCAGGATATGCTCAACAATTCCTACACCGCGATCACGTCGGCCATCGGTGATGCACAAGGCGCGGCGTCAAGCACCATGCTGAACGCGGTTGCCGCTGATGCGATGCACGCCAGCCTGGAAAGGGGGCGACTCGCCGGCAGTGGCGATGTTGCAAACGCCGCCCTGATCGCGAGCGGGGCCATGGCGCGTGACGTGCGCTACGCGGCCGAGCAGTCCATGTTCGGCCGCACGCTGGTGGCGACGATTACGCTTTTCGAGGGCGTCATTTACGGTATGGCGCCATTCGTGGCCTTCCTGATCCCGCTGGGAGCGGTCGGTATCAAGTTCCTGGTGCGCTACCTGCAGCTGCTGCTGTGGCTGTTCCTGTGGCTGCCGCTCATGAGCTTCGTGAACCTGTACGAGATCATGGCCGTCACTCGCGAGATGAATGCGCTGTCACCGGCGCGCGGCGGTGGCTCGTTGTATTCGATGGTCGGCATCATGGAGGTACAGAACTCCGCAGCCGATTGGGTAGCGCTGGGTGGGTGGTTCACCACCAGCGTGATCGGCTTCAGCGGCATGGTGGTGTTCGGTAGCGTGGCCGCTTTCCAGAGCATCGCGAGTGCTGCTCATGGGCCGGACGCAGTGGACCCGAGCGGTCTGGCGCCGAACGTGATGGATTCGGCGCCGCTGGTACACCAGGGCAACATGTTCGCCTCTTCCGGTGGCACGGCCATGATGCGCAGCGGCGCGGCCGACTTCACGGTATCGCTCGGCGGCGGTCTGAGCGCGCAGGAAAGCGTCAAGCACAAGGAGCTTGTGTCTGCCATGGAAGGATTCGGCATGAGTCGAGCTGATGCGCAGAAGGCCACGTGGCAGGATGCGGTCCAATGGGCGAACACCGTTGCGCGACGCGCGAATGAAACGGGAGGCGTGACCCACGAGCAGGGCGACAAGTCCTCGGATGCATTGAAAACCGCGGACGCTGTTTCGCGCGGCGTCAACGGAGGGATCACGGTTACGGCGCATGGCGCTGCCGGCCTCGGTGCAGAAGACGTTGGCGCGACTCTCAATGTCAAGGCCGGAGTCACCGGACAGACGGGGGCACAGCACGCGCAAACCAGTTCTGTCGGGAAGGAGCATTCGAGTACCACCACCTCCGGGTACAGCGCGACGGACTCCCGATCGTCAAGCGTCGACCAGTCTCTCGCAAACTCCACAACCAATGGCTTGATCTACAACCATGGGCACGATCAGGCATGGAACCATCGCCTGGATCAGACCATCTCTCAGATGCGTGAGTACGACCAGACCCTCAGCCAGCACGCGAGCATTGAGGCCAAGGCATCGGTAAGCGGCGCACAGATTGGTTCCGCCCTGCCGCGTAATGAAGAGGCCTATCAGTCCGTCATGGGGGCGGTTCACGACCTCGGTGGTGGCGAACATTTCGAGACGCTTAGCGGGCAGCTCGCGTCGGTATTCCCCACGGAGCGGGAGGCGCGCGCCGTGGCTGCGATGGAGACGCTCCAGTACCTCTCGGACACCGGTGGCACCCAAGGTTCGTCTGCCGTGAAGATCGGCGCGATGCACGCTCTCATGGATGGCATGAAGGCGGTGAACCCCGGCCTCCCGTCGGAGCTTGGCTCCTCCGCCATGTCGATGCTGGGCGCTGGCGCGGCGGCGGACCGTGCCCAGATCCACGCGGGTGCGGGCGGTATTACCGAGAAGGTCGATCGCGTGATGGACGGGCACCGGGAGCCGCTGGAGCAGGATGTGCAGCTGGGCCATCCCAGCGCAATGCATCGCAGCTCTGGCCAGGACGCTTTGTGGGGTTCTGGCGCGGCGGCCGCGTCCAGCGCATTCGAGCGCCCGACAGAGCAAATCGCGGCACACCAGCGCAGCAACGACTCGGTATGGGATAACCTGAAACAGGTCACGACGCTTCCCTCGACCACGACGGAAATCGGGGCGATGAAATCCATCGGGGAGGACGACAGGGCTCGGCCGGAGACGCCGGGCCTGAAGCCGCTTCAAGGTCAGGTAACTTCGGTCGACCCCAAGGTTGGCGTTCAAGCGCCGCCAGACCACAGTCGATAA
- a CDS encoding TraL protein: METVELPVHLDDPKYFLVFTIEDAMLFIGAMGLGVLLHALGYLMLIGFGVSYLSSRFRGAVPEGRLQHILYWHGVPIGSGHSLINPYARRFIG; the protein is encoded by the coding sequence ATGGAAACGGTTGAGTTGCCCGTCCACCTGGACGATCCGAAATACTTTCTGGTCTTCACCATCGAAGACGCCATGCTGTTTATCGGCGCCATGGGTCTCGGCGTGCTGTTGCACGCACTGGGATACCTGATGCTGATTGGGTTCGGTGTTTCCTACCTGTCATCGCGCTTCCGTGGTGCGGTCCCCGAAGGCAGGCTTCAGCACATCCTGTATTGGCACGGCGTGCCGATCGGCAGTGGCCATTCCCTGATCAATCCGTATGCGCGGAGGTTCATCGGATGA